In the Gemmatimonadota bacterium genome, GCGTCCATAGTTGTATTTACCGTCTCGACGATCTCGCCGCCCAACTTCCACTGCTCCCGCCGCACGTCCCACGCCTCCTCGGGGTTGAACGGAATGCCCAGTACCGTGGCCAGCATCGAGGCCGCCAGATCTTCCGCATAGTCCCCAGC is a window encoding:
- a CDS encoding pyruvoyl-dependent arginine decarboxylase — encoded protein: AGDYAEDLAASMLATVLGIPFNPEEAWDVRREQWKLGGEIVETVNTTMDAEGPEDGSWVTVVAAVVFCG